The proteins below are encoded in one region of Spirochaetota bacterium:
- the panB gene encoding 3-methyl-2-oxobutanoate hydroxymethyltransferase, with translation MPSIKNIKDFAKMKQSGEPIAMITCYDYAFARVVSQTDIDVILVGDSLGMVVAGYDTTIPVTLDQMIYHSSMVRRGAPQHFIVTDLPFMSYHVGIEDTMRNCGRIMKECGANAVKLEGGRDFVPVVEALTKASIPVMGHLGLTPQSVHKLGGYSVQGKDEQQRKIIMEDALLLQKAGAFALVLEMVPEELAKEITQALDIPTIGIGAGRYCNGQVLVINDMLGLNKGFNPKFLKRYADLFTTSQQAIQNYCKEVKEHIFPGEDNVFK, from the coding sequence ATGCCATCAATAAAAAACATCAAAGACTTTGCAAAGATGAAGCAATCTGGCGAGCCCATTGCAATGATTACCTGTTATGATTACGCCTTTGCGCGCGTGGTCAGCCAAACCGATATTGACGTGATATTGGTTGGAGATTCGCTTGGTATGGTTGTTGCAGGATATGATACCACCATACCGGTAACATTAGACCAGATGATTTACCACAGTAGCATGGTACGCCGCGGAGCACCGCAGCACTTTATAGTTACCGACCTTCCGTTTATGAGCTACCACGTAGGAATTGAAGATACCATGCGCAATTGCGGTCGCATTATGAAAGAATGTGGCGCAAATGCAGTAAAGCTTGAAGGTGGCAGGGACTTTGTGCCGGTGGTGGAAGCATTAACAAAAGCTTCAATTCCAGTTATGGGTCATTTAGGGCTTACACCGCAGTCGGTGCACAAACTGGGAGGCTACAGTGTACAGGGCAAGGATGAACAGCAGCGAAAAATAATAATGGAAGATGCACTGCTGTTACAGAAAGCTGGCGCTTTTGCACTGGTACTTGAAATGGTGCCTGAGGAGCTTGCAAAAGAAATAACCCAAGCCCTTGATATTCCCACAATAGGTATTGGCGCTGGGCGCTACTGCAATGGTCAGGTACTTGTTATAAATGACATGCTAGGCTTAAACAAAGGATTTAATCCAAAATTTTTAAAGCGCTATGCCGACCTTTTTACCACCTCACAGCAGGCAATACAGAATTACTGTAAAGAAGTAAAAGAGCACATCTTCCCCGGTGAAGACAATGTCTTCAAATAG
- the folK gene encoding 2-amino-4-hydroxy-6-hydroxymethyldihydropteridine diphosphokinase, translated as MTKAIAYILLGSNMGDSYRNITTAVEKLSQLENTTIIAQSAIIETQPLEYTDQPNFLNTVVAIHTQLTPHTLLQKLQDIELGLGRVRSIPKGPRTIDCDILLYNDTVCTTQTLTLPHPQIYTRPFAAQLVLEIDANIIDPVSHKPLREVVLCHQ; from the coding sequence ATGACAAAAGCTATCGCTTACATTTTATTGGGAAGTAATATGGGCGACAGTTACCGTAACATTACCACCGCTGTAGAAAAACTGTCACAACTTGAAAACACAACAATTATTGCACAAAGCGCAATCATTGAAACACAGCCATTAGAATATACAGATCAGCCTAACTTTCTGAACACTGTGGTAGCCATCCACACGCAGTTGACGCCCCACACACTGTTACAGAAGCTTCAGGATATTGAACTTGGGTTGGGAAGAGTACGCAGCATACCAAAAGGACCACGCACCATTGACTGCGACATACTGCTGTATAATGATACAGTATGTACAACACAAACGCTTACCCTGCCTCATCCGCAAATTTATACACGCCCGTTTGCAGCACAACTGGTACTGGAAATTGATGCAAATATCATTGATCCGGTTTCACACAAACCATTACGGGAGGTAGTGCTATGCCATCAATAA